The following proteins are co-located in the Halarcobacter sp. genome:
- a CDS encoding MlaD family protein, translating to MQTEINEPLIEEKKSISFIWILPLIILSVLIWTLYESYSKKGTNVQIIFNSAEGLKEGITPLKYRGLELGKVTKIVIKDLERVEVNILVKKDAADYVAVEGSKFWIKKPTVTLTKISGLDTLISGYEIEVMPKYNKDKDLKSQTKFTGLDSQPNFEYIKDGYYVTLLLRDGNSVNIGMPLFYNSMQVGEIVSKELYENNVYIKAHIYKKYENLVNESSSFILNDAVKVNFGAGGFNLKVSSLYSALVGGIKVKTSDLNAKKITDDKQYLLYTSDDNLEEKVIINIEFLDAEDIGEDTSIMYKGITIGKVTNISLNTNSVNAQAFIYKKYKYLLTNNSRFEINSAEISLDGIKNIGTVFTGKYITLNYKKGEFKTYFKDKKLLNSQINADDLELTLKADSLGSITNKSKIYYKDIEIGKISNISLSKNFNQVIIKIQIYGKYKNIISNNSLFYDMSSKLIDIKNLDLNINYSGINPLLKGAIAVIKDDKQSKLTKKTFKILKSHQEAYKIKKMRNKGFTLKTAFENNFRLEEDMPIYYQNYEIGFINKVDFEEHYSKAELFIYNKYKKYITKHSKFYKKSPVKVDASLNGILFEIGDISSLLYGSISLDNSSKKEINGYQIYDSFDTMKNSTNTINIVFDNIDGIIEQSSKLVYKGINIGKVIDISLSKNQKIVLKVQIDKNYDEFAKQGNKYYLKKSKISLQEVKNLSSTIFAVNIGVVKGKGKKTQVLFNGYDSISDIADSTKGKIFKVESLHATSAGVDSPIYYKNVQIGKINKIDLSSDASKVVLDCLIYNKYTNIIRKNSNFYDISGFKLKFSIFSGTKIETNTFTSFLKGGLMVVTPKEYDKKANGNDKFILKEELMDDWEKISPIIK from the coding sequence ATGCAAACAGAAATTAATGAACCCTTAATAGAAGAAAAAAAGTCAATATCATTTATATGGATTTTACCTTTAATTATATTATCTGTATTGATTTGGACACTTTATGAAAGTTATAGTAAGAAGGGAACAAATGTTCAAATTATTTTTAATAGTGCCGAAGGTTTAAAAGAGGGAATAACTCCACTCAAATATAGAGGTTTAGAACTAGGAAAAGTTACAAAAATTGTAATAAAAGATTTAGAAAGAGTTGAAGTAAATATATTAGTTAAAAAAGATGCAGCAGATTATGTTGCAGTAGAAGGCTCAAAATTTTGGATAAAAAAACCAACAGTAACTCTTACAAAAATTTCAGGTTTAGATACTTTAATCTCTGGATATGAAATTGAAGTTATGCCAAAATACAATAAAGATAAAGATTTAAAATCCCAAACAAAATTTACAGGTTTAGACTCCCAACCAAATTTTGAATATATAAAAGATGGATACTATGTAACCCTCCTATTAAGGGATGGAAATTCAGTTAATATAGGTATGCCTTTATTTTATAATAGTATGCAAGTTGGAGAAATTGTATCTAAAGAGTTATATGAAAATAATGTTTATATAAAAGCTCATATCTACAAAAAGTATGAAAATTTAGTAAATGAAAGTTCTTCTTTTATATTAAATGATGCAGTAAAAGTTAATTTCGGGGCAGGAGGATTTAATCTAAAAGTTAGCTCTTTATACTCGGCATTAGTTGGAGGGATAAAGGTAAAAACTTCTGATTTAAATGCAAAAAAAATTACTGATGATAAACAATATCTTTTATATACTAGCGATGATAATTTAGAAGAAAAAGTAATAATCAATATAGAGTTTCTTGATGCTGAAGATATAGGGGAAGATACCTCTATTATGTATAAAGGGATAACAATAGGAAAAGTTACAAATATTTCTCTAAATACAAATAGTGTAAATGCCCAAGCATTTATTTATAAAAAATATAAATATTTATTAACAAACAATAGTAGATTTGAAATAAACTCAGCAGAAATTTCTCTTGATGGTATAAAAAATATAGGAACAGTATTTACAGGTAAATATATTACTTTAAACTACAAAAAGGGTGAATTTAAAACATATTTCAAGGATAAAAAACTTTTAAATAGCCAAATAAATGCTGATGACCTTGAACTTACTTTAAAAGCTGACAGTTTAGGTTCAATTACTAATAAATCTAAAATATATTATAAAGATATTGAGATAGGGAAAATAAGCAATATCTCTTTATCTAAAAATTTCAATCAAGTGATTATCAAAATCCAAATTTATGGAAAATACAAAAATATTATTAGTAATAACAGCTTATTTTATGATATGAGTTCAAAACTTATTGATATAAAAAATTTAGATTTAAATATAAACTATTCAGGGATAAATCCTCTATTAAAAGGAGCAATTGCAGTTATAAAAGATGATAAACAATCAAAATTAACTAAAAAAACATTTAAGATTTTAAAAAGTCATCAAGAAGCATATAAAATAAAGAAAATGAGAAATAAAGGCTTTACTTTAAAAACAGCATTTGAAAATAATTTTAGATTAGAAGAGGATATGCCAATATACTACCAAAACTATGAGATTGGATTTATCAATAAAGTAGATTTTGAAGAGCACTATTCAAAAGCTGAATTATTTATTTATAATAAATACAAAAAATATATAACTAAACACTCAAAGTTTTACAAAAAAAGTCCAGTAAAAGTTGATGCAAGTTTAAATGGTATTTTATTTGAGATAGGTGATATATCTTCTTTGCTTTATGGTTCAATATCACTTGATAATAGCTCAAAAAAAGAGATAAATGGATATCAAATATATGACTCATTTGATACGATGAAAAACTCTACAAATACAATAAATATTGTTTTTGATAATATAGATGGAATAATAGAACAATCTTCTAAATTAGTTTACAAAGGGATAAATATAGGAAAAGTTATAGATATCTCTTTAAGTAAAAACCAAAAAATAGTTTTAAAAGTACAAATTGATAAAAATTATGATGAATTTGCAAAACAGGGAAATAAATACTATTTGAAAAAATCTAAAATCTCTTTACAAGAGGTAAAAAACCTTTCATCTACAATTTTTGCTGTTAATATTGGTGTAGTAAAAGGTAAGGGAAAGAAAACTCAAGTTTTATTTAATGGGTATGATTCAATTTCTGATATTGCAGATTCTACAAAAGGTAAAATATTTAAAGTAGAATCTTTACATGCAACTAGTGCAGGAGTTGATTCTCCAATCTATTATAAAAATGTACAAATAGGAAAAATAAACAAAATAGACCTAAGTAGTGATGCCTCAAAAGTGGTATTAGATTGTCTAATCTATAATAAATATACTAATATTATAAGAAAAAACTCTAACTTTTATGATATTAGTGGATTTAAACTAAAATTTTCAATTTTCTCAGGAACAAAAATTGAAACAAATACTTTTACAAGTTTTTTAAAAGGTGGCCTAATGGTTGTAACTCCTAAAGAGTATGATAAAAAGGCAAATGGAAATGATAAGTTTATACTAAAAGAAGAGTTAATGGATGATTGGGAAAAGATAAGCCCAATCATCAAATAA